From one Marmota flaviventris isolate mMarFla1 chromosome 1, mMarFla1.hap1, whole genome shotgun sequence genomic stretch:
- the LOC114107521 gene encoding olfactory receptor 7G2-like, which translates to MATTNHTAVSEFLLLGLTDDPALQPLIFSLFLSMYLVTILGNLLIILAVSNDSHLHTPMYFFLSNLSFNDICLITSTIPKMLVNILRQDQSITYAGCLSQICFVLIFGGLENCLLAVMAYDRYVAICHPLTYTVIMNPHLRVLLVLLSLLISVVHALLHTLMVLWLSFCSDVEIPHFFCELAQVIKVACSDTLINNVLVYLVAGLFTGVPLCGIIFSYVNIVSSVLRMPSSEGKQKAFSTCGSHLSVVSLFYGTGFGVYISSEVTDSPRKTAVASVMYSVVTQMLNPFIYSLRNRDMKEALRKLIGRTASL; encoded by the coding sequence ATGGCAACTACAAACCACACAGCTGTTTCAGAATTCCTTCTCCTGGGACTGACAGATGACCCAGCACTGCAGCCCCTCATCTTCAGCCTGTttctgtccatgtacctggtcaccatcctggggaacctgctcatcatcctggctgtcagcaatgactcccacctccacacccccatgtacttcttcctctccaacctgtccttcaATGACATTTGCTTGATCACCAGCACAATCCccaagatgctggtgaacatccTGAGACAGGATCAGAGCATCACCTATGCAGGCTGCCTCTCCCAGATCTGCTTTGTCTTGATTTTTGGTGGTTTAGAAAATTGCCTGCTTGCAGTGATGGCCTATGATCGCTATGTAGCCATTTGTCACCCCCTGACATACACTGTCATCATGAATCCCCACCTCCGTGTCCTGCTGGTTCTACTCTCCCTGCTCATTAGTGTTGTGCACGCCCTCCTCCACACTCTGATGGTGCTGTGGCTGTCCTTCTGCTCAGATGTGGAGATCCcccacttcttctgtgaacttGCTCAGGTCATCAAGGTGGCCTGCTCTGATACCCTCATCAATAATGTCCTGGTATATCTGGTGGCTGGTCTATTTACTGGTGTTCCTCTCTGCGGGATCATTTTCTCTTATGTTAACATTGTGTCCTCTGTCTTGAGAATGCCCTCATCAGAAGGAAAGCAGAAAGCCTtttccacctgtgggtctcacctgtCTGTTGTCTCCTTGTTCTATGGGACAGGTTTTGGGGTGTACATTAGCTCTGAGGTGACTGACTCTCCCAGGAAGACTGCAGTGGCTTCAGTGATGTACTCTGTGGTCACTCAGATGCTGAACCCCTttatctacagcctgaggaacagggacatgAAGGAAGCCCTGAGGAAGCTCATAGGAAGGACAGCTTCTCTATGA